AGGCGCCGGGGCCACACCCCGCGGCCAGGGCCAGGGCCACGCATCCCACCGCGCACCGCGCGGTCACCCGACGCGTCCGTCCCGTTCGAGGACTTGCTGTTGCGCTACGACTCATGCCTCGCTTCGCCTGCCAGGTCATGATCGCCCCGCCACGCCAAACGGGCAACCCTCTCCGCGCCCACCGTCGACGCGTGCGCCTTTGCCAGACGCGCGAGGTGATCTACGCTCGGACCCTCGGTACGGACGGGAGGGGGAGATGCTGCGTCACCTGATCGAGAACCAGCTTCTGCTCGTCTTCGTCATCGCAGCCCTCGGCTTCCTCCTCGGGCAGGTGCGCCTCGGCGGCTTTCGTCTCGGCATCGCGGGGGTGCTCTTCGCCGGGCTGGCCGTGAGCGCCACGAGCCCGGCGATCAAGCTCGAGCCGCTCGTCTACGAGCTCGGGCTCGTGCTCTTCATCTATGGCGTCGGACTCTCGAGCGGCCCGCATTTCGTGGCCTCCCTGCACCGCGATGGGCTGAAGCAGTCCGGGCTGGTGGTCCTCGTGCTCTGCGTGTGCGCGCTGCTCGCCTTCGGCCTGGCGCGGCTCGAACACCTCTCCCCCGGCGTGGCCGTGGGGATCTTCTCGGGGGCCTTCACCAGCACCCCCGCGCTCGCCTCGGTGCTGGAGGTCCTGCGCGGCTACCCGGCCGGCGCGGCGGAGCCCCTCGGAGACCCCGTGGTGGGCTACGCCATCGCGTACCCCATGGGAGTGGTCGGCGTGATGCTCGCCATCTACCTCGTGCAGCGCCTCTTTCGCGTCGACTACGCCGCCGAGGCGCGCGCTCTGCATCAGGACAAGGACGAGCTCGTGAGCCAGACGGTGCGCGTCACGCTGCCCCTCGTCGGCACGGTCAAGGAGCTGGCCCAGGGGAGCGGCTGGAACGTGCGCTTCGCGCGCCTCAAGCACGAGGGACACCGGGAGATCGTCACCGGAGACACGCGCTTCGAGGTGGGGGACCTCGTCTCGTGCGTCGGCCACCCCACCGAGGTCGCCGACGTGGCGCGCGTCCTCGGCGAGCCCTGCGCCGAGGCCCTCGAGCTCGAGCACAGCCCCCTCGACTTCCGACGCATCTTCGTCTCGAGCCCCGACGTCGTCGGGCGCCCGCTGGCGAGCCTCTGCCTCAAGGAACGCTTCGGCGCGATCGTCACGCGCATTCGCCGCGGCGACCGTGACGTGCTGCCTCGCGGCGACACCCCGCTCGAGCTGGGCGATCGCGTGCGCGTGGTCTGCGAACGCACGCGCATGAAGGAGGTCAGCCGCTTCTTCGGCGACTCCTACCGACAGCTCTCCGAGATCGACGTGGTGACCTTCGGCCTCGGGATCGCGCTCGGCCTGCTCGTCGGGATGATCGCCATCCCGCTCCCTGGAGGCGGGCGCCTGCAGCTCGGCGCCGCCGGAGGGACGCTGCTCGTGGCGCTGACGCTCGGCGCGCTCGGCCGCACGGGGCCGCTGGTCTGGCAGATGCCCTACAGCGCGAACCTGACGCTGCGGCAGGTGGGCCTCGTCGTCTTCTTGGCCGGCGTGGGGGTCCGCTCGGGGCACCGCTTCGCCGCGCAGATGTCCACGCGCGAGGGGCTGTGGATCTTTCTCACGGGGACAGGCCTCACCGCCTTCGGCTCGCTCTGCCTGCTCCTCCTCGGCTATCG
This sequence is a window from Deltaproteobacteria bacterium. Protein-coding genes within it:
- a CDS encoding transporter, yielding MLRHLIENQLLLVFVIAALGFLLGQVRLGGFRLGIAGVLFAGLAVSATSPAIKLEPLVYELGLVLFIYGVGLSSGPHFVASLHRDGLKQSGLVVLVLCVCALLAFGLARLEHLSPGVAVGIFSGAFTSTPALASVLEVLRGYPAGAAEPLGDPVVGYAIAYPMGVVGVMLAIYLVQRLFRVDYAAEARALHQDKDELVSQTVRVTLPLVGTVKELAQGSGWNVRFARLKHEGHREIVTGDTRFEVGDLVSCVGHPTEVADVARVLGEPCAEALELEHSPLDFRRIFVSSPDVVGRPLASLCLKERFGAIVTRIRRGDRDVLPRGDTPLELGDRVRVVCERTRMKEVSRFFGDSYRQLSEIDVVTFGLGIALGLLVGMIAIPLPGGGRLQLGAAGGTLLVALTLGALGRTGPLVWQMPYSANLTLRQVGLVVFLAGVGVRSGHRFAAQMSTREGLWIFLTGTGLTAFGSLCLLLLGYRVLEIPYSVLIGLLAGFQTQPAVLAFAGERTGNDLPQLGYAVAVPAAMVVKILAAQVLLFALTQRAA